The sequence ACGTCTTCACCACCGTCCTGCACCACTGGGGCGGGGCGGGTCTCATCAGCGGCCGTCTCGCGCACGGCGTCTGGGACGTCGCGGTCGGGCTCACCCGGGGTATGGAGTCCCGGCGCCGTCGGTACCTGCTGGGCAAGGTAGGCCCACTCCTCGTCCCGGGGACCGTGGTGCTCTGGGCGGGGCTGCTGATCGTGGGCTTCGCCCTCCTCTACCTTCCATGGCTCCCCGGCAGCTTCCACGGGGGGAGGGCGATCCCCGAGGTGGGCTCCGTGGGAGACGCGATCTATTACAGCGGGGTCACCTTCTTCACGGTGGGGTACGGCGACATCGTCCCCGTCCAGACGGGGCTGCGCCTGATCGCAATGCTGGAGGGTGGGTCCGGCTTCGCGCTGATCACCCTCGTCGTCAGCTACTTCACCTCGATCTACACGGCCTACTCC comes from Longimicrobiaceae bacterium and encodes:
- a CDS encoding potassium channel family protein translates to MSGATALYSLLGIGILALVLYDVFTTVLHHWGGAGLISGRLAHGVWDVAVGLTRGMESRRRRYLLGKVGPLLVPGTVVLWAGLLIVGFALLYLPWLPGSFHGGRAIPEVGSVGDAIYYSGVTFFTVGYGDIVPVQTGLRLIAMLEGGSGFALITLVVSYFTSIYTAYS